A stretch of the Malus domestica chromosome 08, GDT2T_hap1 genome encodes the following:
- the LOC103441076 gene encoding cyclin-A3-2-like, translated as MVSTTVAEQVNCSRITTRAAAKRRAMAPLTEDNHLANKKRPVLGDVTNVVSVGVSGNSKRVELQKPSCLTEKEKRAEAARELEDPQLCGPYASDIYAYLRRMEAEPRRRPMPDYMEKVQKDANANMRAVLVDWLVEVSEEYKLLPETLYLSISHIDRFLSMNVVHKQKLQLLGVSSIFIASKYEEIDPPNVDELCDITENTYKKEEVIKMEADILKSLKFEMGNPTTRTFLRKFTDVAQESYKTPIVQLEFLVAYLAELSLLDYKLVKFLPSLVAASAVFLARFMTQTKTHPWCPELQQYTGYKAADLKECVLAIHDMCLGRRARNLNVIQEKYKQPKFKQVAHIPCPQEIPVHFFQDLKA; from the exons ATGGTCTCTACCACTGTGGCGGAGCAAGTGAACTGCAGTCGGATCACCACTCGCGCAGCTGCCAAGAGGAGGGCGATGGCACCCTTGACGGAGGATAACCATTTGGCTAATAAGAAGCGCCCGGTGCTCGGAGATGTTACGAATGTGGTTAGCGTCGGCGTTTCCGGGAACTCTAAACGGGTTGAGCTGCAGAAACCGAGTTGTTTGACCGAGAAGGAAAAAAGGGCCGAGGCGGCGCGTGAGTTGGAGGACCCTCAGCTTTGTGGGCCGTACGCCTCCGACATTTATGCCTACCTCCGCCGTATGGAG GCGGAGCCGAGAAGAAGACCGATGCCTGATTACATGGAGAAGGTTCAGAAGGATGCAAATGCTAACATGAGAGCGGTGCTTGTGGATTGGTTGGTGGAGGTTTCAGAGGAATACAAGCTCCTCCCAGAGACTCTTTATCTCTCCATTTCTCACATTGATCGATTTCTCTCAATGAATGTCGTCCACAAGCAGAAGCTTCAGCTTCTCGgagtttcttcaatcttcattGCCTC GAAATATGAAGAGATTGATCCTCCTAATGTGGATGAGCTCTGTGACATAACTGAAAATACATACAAAAAAGAAGAG GTGATCAAGATGGAGGCTGATATACTCAAATCCCTAAAATTTGAAATGGGCAATCCGACTACTCGGACCTTTTTAAG AAAATTCACTGATGTTGCTCAAGAGAGTTACAAA ACTCCCATTGTGCAGTTAGAGTTCTTGGTTGCCTACCTTGCTGAACTGAGTTTGTTGGATTACAAGCTTGTCAAATTCCTGCCTTCTTTGGTAGCTGCGTCAGCTGTTTTTCTGGCACGATTTATGACTCAAACAAAAACACATCCTTGG TGTCCAGAGCTGCAACAGTATACCGGATATAAAGCAGCTGATTTGAAAGAATGTGTTCTTGCCATACATGACATGTGCTTGGGAAGAAGAGCAAGAAATTTGAATGTTATTCAAGAGAAATACAAACAACCTAAG TTCAAACAAGTG
- the LOC103441247 gene encoding probable LRR receptor-like serine/threonine-protein kinase At3g47570, translating to MDFHFHLLPQFAIFSVLLICLFVSIESVIPSISTDKEALISFKSTTNLPPYFWDQSSSPCTNWTGVVCNKHGKRVVALDLSGLGLTGSISPHISNLSFLHSLQLQNNKLTGTIPTQIFNLFRLRSLNVSSNTIQGSLPSNITLMMALESLDFSSNNITGILPQNLSQLKNLRVLNLARNNFLGAIPPSISNLSSTLTNLNLGTNSFSGTIPSELGHLHKLKELDLAGNHLTRTIAPSIYNISSLVLFTVASNQLWGEIPSNIGDTLPNLLFFRNCFNKFTGKIPTSLHNISGIRSIRMSNNFHEGTVPPGLGNLPFLEMYNIGFNRIVSYGKDGLNFITSLTNSTRLQFLAVDDNQLEGLIPESIGNLSKFLQRLYMGGNRIYGNIPSSISHLSSLTLLNVSYNSISGEIPPEISQLEELQMLGLAGNKMSGHIPNSLGNLRKLNNIDLSGNYFVGRIPPSFSNFHELLSMDLSNNLLNGSISGEILNLPSLSTILNLSNNFLSGPLPEELGHLTSVVTIDLSSNQFSGLIPSSIEKCKSLDGLFMARNKLSGPLPNALGEIRGLEILDLSSNQLSGSIPDKLQDLHILRYLNLSFNQLEGVIPNRGVFRNVSSVHLEGNPKLCMHFPCVNRRRKVLVRVRITTIVLATLAVCIMVGLLLHIRKKRGSGGKATTIETNSGLLLKGQHQMVTYEELRGATGNFNTENLIGSGSFGTVYKGFLREGTEVAVKVLDAKMRASWKSFLAECEALRSVRHRNLVKLITSCSSLDFKNMEFLALIYEYLSNGSLEDWISGKRKNEDGDGLNILERLNVAIDVACGLDYLHHDCEVPVVHCDLKPSNILLDGDMNAKIGDFGLAKLLMEGTEIAQQSISSTNVLKGSIGYIPPEYGIHQKPSTAGDAYSFGVMLLQLFTGKSPTHESFTGDQNIIRWVQSAFPHDVIKVLDSELLNDPIIPEVEHNCIIPIIEVGLSCTCASPDGRISLRDALHKLETARKTLLSVESAKHKF from the exons ATGGATTTCCACTTCCATCTATTGCCACAATTTGCCATATTTTCTGTTCTTCTGATATGCTTATTTGTAAGCATAGAGTCAGTAATTCCAAGCATTTCCACAGACAAAGAGGCCTTGATCTCATTCAAATCAACGACCAATCTCCCTCCATATTTTTGGGACCAAAGCTCATCCCCCTGCACAAACTGGACTGGAGTTGTATGCAACAAACATGGCAAGAGAGTCGTCGCTCTTGACCTCTCAGGCTTGGGACTCACAGGCTCCATAAGCCCTCACATTAGTAACCTCTCCTTCCTCCATTCCCTCCAACTCCAAAACAACAAATTAACCGGAACAATTCCCACTCAAATTTTCAACCTTTTTCGCTTGAGATCACTCAACGTAAGCTCCAACACCATACAAGGTTCACTTCCATCAAACATAACCCTAATGATGGCACTTGAAAGCCTCGACTTCTCCTCAAACAACATCACAGGAATTCTCCCTCAAAATCTCAGCCAGTTGAAAAATCTCCGAGTCTTGAATTTGGCCCGAAACAATTTTTTGGGTGCGATCCCACCATCGATTAGCAACCTTTCATCCACCCTCACAAATTTGAATCTAGGTACAAATAGTTTCAGTGGTACTATACCTAGTGAATTAGGTCACCTCCATAAGCTCAAAGAACTCGACCTCGCCGGTAACCACCTCACCAGGACTATTGCCCCATCCATATACAACATCTCCTCTCTAGTTTTGTTCACTGTAGCTTCAAACCAACTGTGGGGTGAGATTCCTAGCAATATTGGTGACACACTTCCAAATCTTTTGTTCTTCAGAAATTGTTTCAATAAATTCACTGGAAAAATTCCTACTTCTCTACACAACATCTCTGGAATTCGATCAATTCGCATgtctaacaactttcatgaaggaaCAGTTCCACCAGGCCTAGGGAATCTTCCATTCCTTGAAATGTACAACATTGGTTTCAATCGGATTGTTAGCTATGGAAAAGACGGTCTAAATTTCATTACTTCTTTGACAAACAGCACCCGTCTACAGTTCCTTGCGGTCGATGATAATCAATTGGAGGGTTTGATTCCGGAGTCCATAGGCAACCTTTCCAAATTTCTCCAAAGATTGTACATGGGAGGGAATCGAATCTACGGTAACATACCTTCCTCAATTAGTCACCTTAGTAGTTTGACTTTGCTAAATGTGAGCTATAATTCAATTTCTGGTGAAATCCCACCTGAAATAAGCCAACTGGAAGAATTGCAAATGCTTGGTTTAGCAGGAAACAAAATGTCTGGCCATATTCCAAACTCACTAGGTAATCTCAGAAAATTGAACAACATTGATTTATCTGGAAATTACTTTGTTGGTCGCATACCCCCTTCTTTTTCCAACTTTCATGAACTGCTTTCCATGGATTTATCTAACAATTTGCTGAATGGAAGCATTTCCGGAGAAATTCTAAACCTTCCTAGTTTGAGCACCATTCTCAATCTGTCTAACAACTTTCTGAGTGGACCTTTGCCTGAAGAATTAGGACATCTAACAAGTGTTGTCACTATAGACCTCTCCAGCAACCAGTTTTCGGGGTTGATTCCCAGCTCAATTGAAAAGTGTAAAAGCTTAGATGGATTGTTCATGGCCAGAAACAAACTTTCTGGTCCCCTTCCAAATGCTCTTGGAGAAATTAGAGGTCTTGAGATTTTAGACCTCTCCTCGAACCAGCTCTCGGGCTCTATTCCTGATAAACTCCAAGACCTACACATCCTTCGATACTTGAACCTCTCATTTAATCAATTAGAAGGAGTGATTCCTAATCGTGGAGTTTTCAGAAATGTCTCTAGTGTCCATCTTGAAGGCAACCCTAAGCTATGCATGCATTTCCCATGTGTGAATCGCAGGAGAAAGGTACTTGTCCGAGTTCGTATCACTACTATTGTTTTGGCAACACTGGCAGTATGTATTATGGTTGGTCTTTTGCTGCATATTAGAAAAAAAAGAGGCTCAGGCGGCAAAGCAACAACTATAGAAACTAATTCTGGTTTGCTACTAAAAGGGCAACATCAAATGGTCACTTATGAAGAGCTACGAGGGGCAACTGGAAATTTCAACACCGAAAATTTGATTGGAAGTGGAAGCTTTGGGACTGTATACAAAGGTTTTTTGAGAGAAGGAACTGAGGTTGCAGTGAAGGTGCTTGATGCGAAAATGAGAGCATCTTGGAAGAGTTTTTTGGCagagtgtgaagctttgaggAGCGTGAGGCATCGGAATCTTGTTAAACTGATCACCTCATGCTCGAGCTTGGACTTTAAAAACATGGAGTTTCTTGCTTTGATTTATGAGTATTTGAGTAATGGGAGCTTGGAAGATTGGATCAGTGGCAAGAGAAAAAATGAAGATGGAGATGGGTTGAACATTTTGGAGAGACTAAATGTGGCCATTGATGTGGCGTGTGGATTGGATTATCTGCATCATGATTGCGAAGTTCCGGTTGTGCACTGTGATTTAAAGCCGAGCAACATTCTTTTGGATGGAGATATGAATGCAAAGATTGGAGATTTCGGGCTGGCGAAGCTGCTGATGGAGGGAACAGAGATTGCTCAACAGTCAATTAGCTCCACAAATGTCCTAAAGGGTTCTATAGGATACATACCCCCAG AGTATGGTATCCACCAGAAACCCTCGACAGCGGGAGATGCATACAGTTTCGGAGTAATGTTGTTGCAGCTCTTCACCGGGAAAAGCCCCACCCATGAAAGTTTCACAGGAGATCAAAACATCATCAGATGGGTGCAGTCAGCCTTCCCTCACGACGTGATCAAAGTGCTAGACTCTGAGCTGCTAAACGACCCCATCATCCCAGAAGTAGAACATAACTGCATCATCCCAATCATTGAGGTTGGCCTCTCCTGCACTTGTGCTTCTCCCGACGGACGCATTAGCTTGAGGGACGCCCTTCACAAATTGGAAACTGCCAGAAAGACCCTTCTCAGCGTTGAGAGTGCCAAGCATAAATTTTAA